In Mycoplasmopsis fermentans PG18, one genomic interval encodes:
- a CDS encoding c-5 cytosine-specific DNA methylase, whose product MSYFKALQNNENCVIYSIGIQEHKDLKNYYNIDLSLNNFNLIDQLKLIPKPDIIIASPPCESWSRADCSLAIWKDISKTSWELNNYEFYKTVETTKNKKRDFYSKEQKRVLGESTAGATAYIINVFQPKVWIIENPFQSFIWKFLKFHHNLNGIKNNTYYSSYNKEFSVKPTCFYSNINLNLKNKRKPGNAEHYSKGSYYQRSMIPKELIKDLFLNVFVQLKKISVLSKEYTKNYISNSLEKDQISLFD is encoded by the coding sequence ATGAGTTATTTTAAAGCATTACAAAACAATGAAAATTGTGTTATTTATTCTATAGGAATACAAGAACATAAAGATTTAAAGAATTATTATAATATTGACCTTTCATTAAATAATTTTAATTTAATTGACCAACTAAAACTAATTCCAAAACCTGACATTATAATTGCTTCTCCACCTTGTGAGAGTTGAAGTAGAGCAGACTGTTCACTAGCTATTTGAAAAGATATTAGCAAAACAAGTTGAGAATTGAATAACTATGAATTTTATAAAACAGTAGAAACCACAAAAAACAAAAAAAGAGATTTTTACTCTAAAGAACAAAAAAGAGTATTAGGTGAAAGTACTGCTGGAGCGACGGCTTATATAATTAATGTCTTTCAACCTAAAGTGTGAATAATTGAGAATCCTTTTCAGTCTTTTATTTGAAAATTTCTGAAATTTCATCATAACTTGAATGGAATTAAAAATAATACCTATTACTCAAGCTATAACAAAGAATTTAGTGTTAAGCCAACTTGTTTTTATTCAAATATTAATTTAAATTTGAAAAACAAAAGAAAACCAGGCAATGCTGAACACTATTCAAAAGGTAGTTATTATCAACGCTCAATGATTCCAAAAGAATTAATTAAAGATTTATTTTTAAATGTTTTTGTCCAATTGAAAAAAATTTCTGTATTAAGTAAAGAATATACAAAAAACTATATTTCAAATTCACTAGAGAAAGATCAGATCTCCTTATTTGATTAA
- a CDS encoding chaperonin, which produces MEELNKLELNLNEFKSKYWYEQNLTIPYVFKKQNENLNEVDFFNKFAYSIYTTIDLIIGQKMSYFVKTQSDSKAIKNIIGETRFENFKKAIYLEIKYRLSSKSFPEYSNSVFLVSNNISLNGETRDFGSLSKLINYESIQLLTFPSWVDLESDIDFIQADFEALLKSLKEFVNNKDIELENKIKSLEEYDKSQTQNNINQEARIKNLEYKTNVIKSKSEIRLEDNEGKFHLWGNGFGYKNNNDVLYAFQNESFKKLKDILDNYENLKQAFESFKIAQENQNTKNVQINSTQDNQIKALEDKVATLENTTSNVWKIAEIDKNLISLYNQINREKDKKWIRVGLVGEREFEYGKEHTISLDKKRTNLNYEFDLKKFKIVTYINYAGKENNFITYLNSGDELTFCQPVVYDDIGSSSALAIWNIKILNESCEFKIIQVGKIFNNETPSDLRFWKIDLFSWERTY; this is translated from the coding sequence ATGGAAGAATTAAACAAATTAGAATTAAATTTGAATGAATTTAAATCAAAATATTGATATGAACAAAATTTAACTATTCCTTATGTTTTTAAAAAACAAAATGAAAATTTAAATGAAGTAGATTTTTTTAATAAATTTGCTTATTCAATATATACAACAATAGATTTAATCATAGGTCAAAAAATGAGTTATTTTGTTAAAACTCAAAGTGACTCCAAAGCTATTAAAAATATTATTGGAGAAACAAGATTTGAAAACTTCAAAAAAGCTATTTATTTGGAAATTAAATATAGACTTTCAAGTAAAAGTTTTCCAGAATATTCAAATAGTGTTTTTCTGGTTTCTAATAATATTTCACTTAATGGTGAAACAAGAGATTTTGGTTCATTATCAAAATTAATAAATTATGAATCTATTCAATTATTAACATTTCCAAGTTGAGTTGATTTAGAAAGTGACATTGATTTTATTCAAGCTGATTTTGAAGCTTTATTGAAATCATTAAAAGAATTTGTTAACAATAAAGATATTGAATTAGAAAACAAAATAAAAAGCTTGGAAGAATATGACAAATCTCAAACTCAAAATAATATTAATCAAGAAGCGCGTATTAAAAATTTAGAATATAAAACTAATGTTATTAAAAGCAAAAGCGAGATACGACTTGAAGACAATGAGGGAAAATTTCATTTATGAGGTAACGGTTTCGGATACAAAAATAATAACGATGTGCTTTATGCATTTCAAAATGAAAGTTTTAAAAAACTAAAAGACATTTTAGACAACTACGAAAATTTAAAGCAAGCTTTTGAATCCTTTAAAATTGCGCAAGAAAACCAAAATACTAAAAATGTCCAAATCAATTCCACACAAGATAATCAAATAAAAGCTTTAGAAGATAAAGTTGCTACTTTAGAAAATACCACATCTAATGTTTGAAAAATAGCTGAAATAGATAAAAATTTAATTTCTTTATATAATCAAATAAATAGAGAAAAAGACAAAAAATGAATAAGAGTCGGTTTAGTTGGAGAAAGAGAATTTGAATATGGCAAAGAGCACACAATTTCATTAGATAAAAAAAGGACTAATCTAAATTATGAATTTGACCTAAAAAAATTTAAAATAGTAACTTATATTAATTATGCAGGGAAAGAGAATAACTTTATTACATATTTAAATTCTGGTGATGAATTAACTTTTTGTCAGCCTGTGGTTTATGATGATATCGGCTCAAGTAGTGCATTAGCAATATGAAATATTAAAATATTAAATGAGTCTTGTGAATTTAAAATTATACAAGTTGGCAAAATTTTTAATAATGAAACACCTAGTGATTTGCGTTTTTGAAAAATAGACTTATTTAGCTGAGAAAGAACATATTAA
- a CDS encoding tyrosine-type recombinase/integrase: MFYKNKIVLNKEIDYVKVYLDQFKILVERKQKSKKTFQHYLTLLKRLKRFGSVEELLDQMNHYLASSNWAENTKYSTRLVYATFIKWLSEYTGVYINTKLDLDSFKKVGGTRQAYSMEEYLKIFNYVELWGDLKFKLVFQILAITGVRIGELANVNWTLLVKNNFTQRIETEKKNNTRLFTIPKPETNHYFANLRQDIIDNIDFFKKGLNIKTIQNKFNLFKHYVHELEPEWGIKISAHMLRHFFIVNAHLNIGRTEEVAKLVGHVNSQTTATTYLNFSNVALENIMEQAQMENESAFDYSKIKIKYKELSEENAQLKLTISELNNQLDKYKKVLGETKENVNFTEVLNSNISKLKNLIKNIK; this comes from the coding sequence ATGTTTTACAAAAATAAAATTGTTTTAAATAAAGAAATTGACTATGTTAAAGTTTACTTAGATCAATTTAAAATCTTAGTTGAAAGAAAACAAAAAAGTAAAAAAACTTTTCAACATTATTTAACTTTATTGAAAAGACTTAAAAGATTTGGATCGGTTGAAGAATTACTAGACCAAATGAATCATTATTTAGCTTCTTCAAATTGAGCAGAAAACACTAAATATAGTACAAGATTAGTTTATGCTACTTTTATCAAATGATTATCAGAATATACAGGAGTTTATATCAATACTAAACTAGACTTAGATTCATTTAAAAAAGTTGGTGGAACTAGACAAGCATATAGTATGGAAGAATATTTAAAAATATTCAATTATGTTGAATTATGGGGAGATCTTAAATTCAAATTAGTATTCCAAATTTTAGCTATTACAGGAGTTAGAATTGGAGAACTTGCAAATGTTAATTGAACTTTATTAGTTAAAAATAATTTCACTCAAAGAATTGAAACAGAAAAGAAAAATAACACTAGACTTTTCACAATTCCAAAACCTGAAACAAATCATTATTTTGCAAACTTAAGACAAGACATTATTGACAATATTGATTTCTTTAAAAAAGGTTTAAACATTAAAACCATTCAAAATAAATTCAATTTATTTAAACATTATGTTCATGAATTAGAGCCAGAATGAGGCATAAAAATCTCTGCTCACATGTTAAGACACTTCTTTATTGTTAATGCTCATTTAAACATTGGAAGAACAGAAGAAGTTGCAAAGCTTGTTGGTCATGTTAACTCACAAACAACAGCAACAACATATTTAAACTTTAGCAATGTTGCTCTTGAAAATATTATGGAACAAGCTCAAATGGAAAATGAAAGTGCTTTTGACTATTCAAAAATTAAAATTAAATATAAAGAACTAAGCGAAGAAAATGCTCAACTCAAATTAACAATTAGTGAACTAAACAACCAATTAGACAAATACAAAAAAGTTTTAGGTGAAACAAAAGAAAATGTTAATTTTACAGAAGTATTAAATAGCAATATAAGTAAATTAAAAAATTTAATTAAAAATATTAAGTAA
- a CDS encoding restriction endonuclease, with product MKMPSYKDLNFNIKRELNKLKPKSFEEWKEAKSKVFCLALGKYLTKINSHQPDIFKNYYQVLFYHSFINYKREEELLSILKAKGYQAKRTNLKMDGIYKIDIVATKGNEKIYIQVKLNKPKALELKNLHSFLRSKAFQGLIAWKESTEWKFKEI from the coding sequence ATGAAAATGCCAAGCTATAAAGATCTTAATTTTAATATCAAGAGAGAATTAAATAAATTAAAACCTAAAAGCTTTGAAGAATGAAAAGAAGCTAAATCAAAAGTTTTTTGCCTTGCCCTTGGTAAATATTTAACCAAAATTAATAGCCACCAACCTGATATATTTAAAAATTATTATCAAGTTCTTTTTTATCATTCATTTATTAATTATAAAAGAGAAGAAGAATTATTGTCTATTCTAAAAGCTAAAGGTTACCAAGCTAAGAGAACAAATCTTAAAATGGATGGCATATATAAAATTGATATAGTGGCAACAAAAGGAAATGAGAAGATTTATATTCAAGTTAAGTTAAACAAACCAAAAGCTTTAGAATTGAAGAATTTGCATTCATTCTTAAGATCTAAGGCCTTTCAAGGACTAATTGCATGAAAAGAGTCAACTGAGTGAAAATTCAAAGAAATTTAA
- a CDS encoding restriction endonuclease subunit S, with protein MKINRLTAEQLRKSILQLAIQGKLVKQDPNDEPASKLIERIYQEKQKLIKEGKIKKDKQESFIFKGEDNHYYEKIGKNIKDITEELPFEIPENWMWVRLKNISIINGGFAFKSSEFVSKENGIRILRISDFDERGLKNNNIVYYKYESKMFDYFLNNKNIVICMTGGTVGKSLLIKELKEKILVNQRVGNIKILNEMLPDYVDIVMKSELISKIIRKNKNSTNDNISIELIKLFFIPVPSIEEQLKIIVKYNKLLTQLTLYKNIFPYIFLLYIPVNIWYLRFLVNKTIHFSTLFYIKILNMLKNVKFLWIFTQLTLFMQLVLERP; from the coding sequence ATGAAGATTAATAGACTTACAGCAGAACAATTGAGAAAATCTATTCTTCAATTGGCTATTCAAGGAAAATTAGTTAAACAAGATCCAAATGATGAGCCTGCTAGCAAACTTATTGAGAGAATTTATCAAGAAAAACAAAAATTAATTAAAGAAGGAAAAATAAAGAAAGATAAACAAGAATCTTTCATTTTTAAAGGTGAGGATAATCATTATTATGAGAAGATAGGCAAAAATATTAAAGATATTACTGAAGAATTGCCTTTTGAAATACCAGAGAATTGAATGTGAGTAAGATTAAAAAATATTTCAATTATCAATGGAGGATTTGCTTTTAAAAGTTCAGAATTTGTGTCAAAGGAAAATGGTATAAGAATATTAAGAATATCTGATTTTGATGAACGTGGTTTAAAAAATAACAATATTGTTTATTATAAATATGAAAGTAAAATGTTTGATTATTTTTTAAATAATAAAAACATTGTTATTTGTATGACAGGTGGAACAGTTGGTAAATCTTTATTAATTAAAGAATTAAAAGAAAAAATTCTTGTAAATCAAAGAGTTGGCAATATAAAAATATTAAATGAAATGTTACCTGATTATGTAGATATTGTTATGAAAAGTGAACTAATATCAAAAATTATCAGAAAAAATAAAAATTCTACAAATGATAATATTTCAATAGAGCTCATAAAATTGTTTTTTATTCCAGTTCCCTCTATTGAAGAACAATTAAAAATTATAGTTAAATATAACAAATTGTTAACACAATTGACATTATATAAAAATATATTCCCTTATATATTCCTACTATATATTCCCGTCAATATCTGGTATTTAAGATTTTTAGTGAACAAAACAATTCACTTTTCAACTTTATTTTATATCAAAATTTTAAATATGTTAAAAAATGTTAAATTTCTTTGAATTTTCACTCAGTTGACTCTTTTCATGCAATTAGTCCTTGAAAGGCCTTAG
- a CDS encoding HsdM family class I SAM-dependent methyltransferase → MAIGNLIKRIQDIMRNDAGVDGDAQRISQMTWMFFLKVYDAKEREWEFIDKDYKSLIPNELKWSTWATDDHSNNVITGEKLLDLVNNKLFPFLKGETVTLSNGEQAFYGINEHTILKQKIARFVFEDAQNYMKDGVLLRQVINVINELDFADYKEKHEFGTIYETILKSLQSAGNAGEFYTPRAVTDFMVKMINPKLGEKIADFACGTGGFLTSSLKHLEDQKKTVEDENLYDNSVYGIEKKPLPYLLCITNMLIHDVDEPKIFHDNSLEKRVQDYTEADKFDIILMNPPYGGSEKEAVKNNFPADLRSSETADLFMNVIMYRLKKKGRCAVILPDGFLFGADNAKVAIKTKLLKEFNLHTIIRMPHSVFAPYTSITTNILFFDHTHPTEEVWFYRMDMPEGYKNFSKTKPIQLEHFDQVIKWWDNREEIIIDEFPKAKKYSKQEIINRNYDLDLCQFPHEEEEILEPMELISQYREKRKTLNDEIDKILAEITRILNED, encoded by the coding sequence ATGGCTATTGGAAATTTAATTAAAAGAATTCAAGATATTATGAGAAACGATGCAGGTGTTGATGGCGATGCTCAACGTATTAGTCAAATGACTTGAATGTTTTTTCTTAAAGTATATGATGCAAAAGAAAGAGAATGAGAATTCATAGATAAAGATTATAAAAGCTTAATACCAAATGAACTAAAATGAAGCACATGAGCAACTGATGATCATAGCAACAATGTAATTACAGGCGAAAAGCTATTAGATTTAGTTAATAATAAACTTTTTCCTTTTTTAAAAGGAGAAACTGTTACACTGAGCAATGGCGAACAAGCTTTTTATGGAATTAATGAACATACTATTTTAAAACAAAAAATTGCAAGATTTGTCTTTGAAGATGCACAAAATTATATGAAGGACGGTGTTTTATTAAGACAAGTTATTAATGTAATTAATGAATTAGATTTTGCTGACTATAAAGAAAAACATGAGTTTGGTACTATATATGAAACTATTTTAAAAAGCTTGCAAAGTGCTGGAAATGCAGGTGAATTTTATACACCAAGAGCAGTAACTGATTTTATGGTTAAAATGATTAATCCAAAATTAGGAGAAAAAATTGCAGATTTTGCTTGCGGAACAGGTGGATTCTTAACATCTTCATTGAAGCATTTAGAGGATCAAAAGAAAACAGTTGAAGATGAAAACTTATATGATAATTCAGTCTATGGCATTGAGAAAAAACCATTGCCATATCTTTTATGTATTACTAATATGTTAATTCATGATGTAGATGAACCAAAAATATTTCATGATAATTCTTTAGAAAAAAGAGTACAAGATTATACTGAAGCTGATAAATTCGACATTATCTTAATGAATCCCCCATATGGTGGTTCAGAAAAAGAAGCTGTAAAAAATAATTTTCCAGCTGATTTAAGAAGTAGTGAAACTGCAGATTTATTTATGAACGTTATTATGTATCGTTTAAAGAAAAAAGGACGTTGTGCAGTTATATTGCCTGATGGTTTTTTATTTGGAGCAGATAATGCAAAAGTTGCAATAAAAACTAAATTATTAAAAGAATTTAATTTACACACCATTATTAGAATGCCGCATAGTGTTTTTGCTCCATATACTTCAATAACAACAAATATTTTGTTTTTTGATCACACTCATCCAACTGAAGAAGTTTGATTCTATAGAATGGATATGCCAGAAGGATATAAAAACTTTTCTAAAACGAAACCAATACAATTAGAACATTTTGATCAAGTCATTAAATGATGAGATAATAGAGAAGAAATAATAATTGATGAATTCCCAAAGGCTAAAAAATATTCAAAACAAGAAATTATTAATAGAAATTATGATTTAGATTTATGCCAATTTCCTCATGAAGAAGAAGAAATATTAGAACCAATGGAACTAATCTCTCAATATCGAGAAAAAAGAAAAACTTTAAATGATGAAATAGATAAAATACTAGCAGAAATAACAAGGATTTTAAATGAAGATTAA
- the hsdR gene encoding EcoAI/FtnUII family type I restriction enzme subunit R, which translates to MNKKNTINEEEVKLRFITPALERAGWDKNFINMEYYISAGKVIFENGEAKKLKAKRIDYLLNYNGDGSPLAIIEAKGEDHKEGDGLLQAQNYAKRLGVRFVFTSNGNNFRFYDMKTGIEKTIGLDEFFTPDELFEMTYGEEIKENKALEKIISTPYYYGQNSHIPRYYQKRAINDTVDAVAKGKDRILLVMATGTGKTYVAFQIIWRLWKSGLKKKILYLADRNILIDQTIIGDFKPFKNSMVKVSKRNMDTSYEIYLSLYQQLSENGSEDSLKKLKESFKPDFFDLIIVDECHRGSASEDSKWREILNYFDSATKIGLTATPKETAEVSNIDYFGEPIYTYSLKEGIEDGYLAPYKVVKFGINTDVFGYRPEKDKRDKYGEIVEDNEYNVKDFDKTIVIEERTKEVAKKITDYLKSINNRYAKTIVFCDDIEHAERMRQALVHYNSDMMAKDHRYIVRITGDNEEGKKQLDNFIDDNELYPTIVTTSELMTTGVNCKLCRVIALDNTFGENGMTKFKQIIGRGTRIKEFDDPKDKHKNKLYFTILDFKNATKLFADPDFNGPAIQEEFFNPEILRNKKAKQETKKEYELVDEGLVWKENSEQNKSNRRKKIYVNGVDVELIYKKVNYYDDEGKLIIEPIEDFVKRNVLKNYNTIQDFVKYWTSNKTRSTIIQELMSKGILIENLRNIYPRDFDDFDLICSIAYGSKLLKRSERVNNKKVVQIIERQNVETCRKILQILINKYQEEVIDELTDNNNLRLKEFEQFGGPLKIAKLFGGKEQYIQTVKEIQKALYIV; encoded by the coding sequence ATGAATAAAAAAAATACTATAAATGAAGAAGAAGTAAAATTACGTTTTATAACACCAGCTTTAGAAAGAGCTGGTTGAGATAAAAATTTCATAAATATGGAATATTATATTTCTGCTGGAAAAGTGATTTTCGAAAATGGTGAGGCTAAAAAACTAAAAGCAAAAAGAATTGATTATTTGTTGAATTACAATGGAGATGGTTCACCGCTCGCAATTATTGAAGCAAAAGGTGAAGATCATAAAGAAGGCGACGGATTACTCCAAGCTCAAAATTATGCTAAAAGGTTGGGCGTTCGTTTTGTTTTTACATCAAATGGTAACAATTTTCGATTTTATGATATGAAAACAGGAATAGAGAAAACAATAGGGTTAGATGAATTTTTCACGCCCGATGAATTATTTGAGATGACATATGGTGAAGAAATCAAGGAAAATAAGGCTTTAGAAAAAATAATTTCCACTCCTTATTATTATGGACAAAATTCTCATATTCCTAGATATTATCAAAAAAGAGCCATAAATGATACAGTAGACGCTGTTGCTAAAGGAAAAGATAGAATTTTACTAGTTATGGCCACTGGCACAGGTAAAACATATGTTGCTTTTCAAATAATCTGGAGATTGTGAAAATCTGGTTTAAAAAAGAAAATTTTATATTTAGCTGATAGAAATATTTTGATTGATCAAACTATAATAGGGGATTTTAAACCTTTCAAAAATAGTATGGTTAAAGTTTCAAAAAGAAATATGGACACATCTTATGAAATTTATTTATCTCTATATCAACAATTATCTGAAAATGGCTCCGAAGATTCACTCAAAAAATTAAAAGAAAGCTTTAAACCAGACTTTTTCGATTTAATAATTGTTGATGAATGTCACAGAGGTAGTGCAAGTGAAGATTCTAAATGAAGAGAAATATTAAATTATTTTGATTCTGCTACTAAAATTGGATTAACTGCAACTCCTAAAGAGACTGCTGAAGTATCAAATATAGATTATTTTGGTGAACCAATTTATACATATTCACTTAAAGAAGGTATTGAAGATGGTTATTTAGCTCCTTACAAAGTTGTTAAATTTGGTATAAATACAGATGTTTTTGGCTATAGACCAGAAAAAGATAAAAGAGATAAATATGGTGAAATAGTGGAAGACAATGAATACAATGTAAAGGATTTTGATAAAACTATTGTAATAGAAGAAAGAACAAAGGAGGTAGCTAAAAAAATTACCGATTATTTAAAATCAATTAACAATAGATATGCAAAAACAATTGTATTTTGTGACGACATAGAACATGCTGAGAGAATGAGACAAGCTTTAGTTCACTACAATAGTGATATGATGGCCAAAGATCATAGATATATTGTTCGTATTACTGGTGACAATGAAGAAGGTAAAAAACAATTAGATAATTTCATTGATGATAATGAGCTATATCCAACAATAGTTACAACCAGTGAACTTATGACTACAGGTGTCAATTGTAAATTGTGTCGTGTTATTGCACTTGATAATACTTTTGGTGAAAATGGTATGACTAAATTTAAACAAATAATTGGCCGAGGCACCAGAATTAAAGAATTTGATGATCCTAAAGATAAACATAAAAACAAATTGTATTTCACTATTTTAGACTTTAAAAATGCTACTAAATTATTTGCTGATCCTGATTTTAATGGCCCAGCAATCCAAGAAGAATTTTTTAATCCTGAAATTCTTAGAAATAAAAAAGCAAAACAAGAAACAAAAAAAGAATATGAATTAGTTGATGAGGGATTAGTCTGAAAAGAAAACTCAGAACAAAATAAAAGCAATAGAAGAAAGAAAATATATGTTAATGGTGTAGATGTTGAATTAATCTACAAAAAAGTAAACTATTATGATGATGAAGGAAAATTAATTATTGAACCTATTGAAGATTTTGTAAAAAGAAATGTTTTAAAAAACTATAACACTATTCAAGATTTTGTTAAATATTGAACTAGTAATAAAACAAGATCTACCATAATTCAAGAATTAATGAGCAAAGGCATTTTAATTGAAAACTTAAGAAATATTTATCCAAGAGATTTTGATGATTTCGATTTAATCTGTAGCATTGCATATGGATCAAAATTACTAAAAAGATCTGAAAGAGTAAATAATAAAAAAGTTGTTCAAATAATAGAAAGACAAAATGTTGAAACATGTAGAAAAATTTTACAAATTCTTATAAATAAATATCAAGAAGAAGTCATTGATGAATTAACAGATAACAATAATTTGAGATTAAAAGAATTTGAACAATTTGGCGGTCCTTTAAAAATTGCTAAACTTTTTGGTGGAAAAGAACAATATATTCAGACTGTTAAAGAAATTCAAAAAGCACTTTATATAGTATAA
- the fic gene encoding protein adenylyltransferase Fic, producing the protein MKNSIDQKSKIKAYNLFDLIIEDKLEIGTTKSLMQIHGYLFGGLYSFAGQIRKKDISKGGFRFANSTYLNETLKNIENMPESNLEQIIDKYIEMNIAHPFLEGNGRSTRIWLDLMLKKNLQKVVDWSLINKFDYLQAMQESPYDDTKIKNLIKKSLTDKINDRELFMKGIDYSYYYEE; encoded by the coding sequence ATGAAAAATTCAATAGATCAAAAAAGTAAAATAAAGGCTTATAACTTATTTGACTTAATAATAGAAGATAAATTAGAAATAGGCACCACTAAAAGTTTAATGCAAATTCATGGTTATTTATTTGGTGGTCTTTATTCTTTTGCTGGTCAAATTAGAAAAAAAGATATTTCAAAAGGTGGCTTCAGATTTGCTAATTCTACATATTTAAATGAAACACTTAAAAATATTGAAAATATGCCCGAAAGTAATTTGGAGCAAATAATAGATAAATATATTGAAATGAATATAGCGCATCCATTTCTAGAAGGCAATGGACGAAGTACTAGAATTTGATTAGACTTAATGCTAAAAAAGAATTTACAAAAAGTTGTTGATTGAAGTTTAATAAATAAATTTGATTATTTACAAGCTATGCAAGAGAGCCCTTATGATGATACAAAAATTAAAAATTTAATTAAAAAATCATTAACCGATAAGATTAATGATCGCGAATTATTTATGAAGGGGATTGATTATTCTTACTACTATGAAGAGTAA
- a CDS encoding MurR/RpiR family transcriptional regulator codes for MKRIKIFDKKLVENYKDTYSYLIKWIEENPHEFLACSQHQITEKIYVSQSSLSRFTKFLGFESYRELQIYVARKVEQFLPNETYKIDEIKDAKDCILKVFQQYQNISKAGFNTIETIQIEKLVNNLIKYKKLIIFGIGTSGIIGSYLAKQLTRIGIISVCINSIHDFKDAYNESNKDDVFYIIISKSFKNHEVKEAAEILDKSNFNFQILTRNENVSYANCTSPIIYDYIPAQKNFNYDIVSKLSLFMLIDIIYIYAKTLIDNKNK; via the coding sequence ATGAAAAGAATAAAGATATTTGACAAAAAATTAGTAGAAAATTATAAAGATACATATTCTTATTTAATTAAATGAATTGAAGAAAATCCGCATGAATTTTTAGCTTGCTCTCAACATCAAATTACAGAAAAGATTTATGTATCTCAATCTTCATTATCTAGATTTACAAAATTTTTAGGTTTTGAATCATATCGTGAATTGCAAATTTATGTTGCACGTAAAGTGGAGCAATTTTTACCAAACGAAACCTATAAAATTGATGAAATAAAAGATGCAAAAGATTGTATTTTAAAAGTTTTTCAACAATATCAAAATATTTCAAAAGCAGGTTTTAATACAATAGAAACTATTCAAATTGAAAAACTTGTTAATAATTTAATCAAATACAAAAAGTTAATTATTTTTGGAATAGGTACTAGTGGAATTATAGGTTCTTATTTAGCCAAGCAATTAACAAGAATTGGAATAATTTCTGTATGTATAAATTCGATCCATGATTTTAAGGATGCATACAATGAATCAAATAAAGATGATGTTTTTTATATCATTATTTCTAAATCATTTAAAAATCATGAAGTTAAAGAAGCTGCAGAAATACTAGATAAAAGCAATTTTAATTTTCAAATATTGACAAGAAACGAAAATGTTTCTTATGCAAATTGCACCTCACCAATAATTTATGATTATATTCCTGCACAAAAAAACTTTAATTATGATATTGTGTCAAAATTGTCTTTATTTATGCTCATAGATATAATTTATATCTACGCCAAAACCTTAATAGACAATAAAAATAAGTAA